The sequence tcttttggtgaatgcaaaactcgaaaggattggtcaaaatggaaagatgccatccaggttgaattaaattcgctaaataaacgtagtgtttttggacctatagtccttacacctaaaggtgttaaacctgttgggtacaaatgggtttttattcgaaagagaaatgagaaaaatgaaatagtgagatataaagctcgacttgttgcacaaggtttttctcaaagacctggaattgattatgaagaaacatattctcctgttatggatgcaattacgtttcggtatttgatcagtttagcagtgtctgaaaacttggacatgcgtctaatggatgttgttacagcttatttatacggattacttgatagtgatatatacatgaaaatccctgaaggatttaagatgctagaagcacaaagttcagaacccagagaattttattctgtgaaattacaaagatcattgtatggattaaagcaatccggccgaatgtggtataatcggctaagtgaacacttgatgaaaaagggatatgtaaatgatccaatatgcccttgtgttttcatcaagaaaacaacatcgggatgcgtgattattgctgtatatgttgatgatttaaacatcattggaacgaataaagaaattcaagaagtgatgttatacttgaaggaagaatttgaaatgaaagaccttggaaaaaccaagtattgtcttggtttacaaattgaacaaaaagaatgtggaatttttgttcaccagtctaattatacagagaaggtccttaaacgtttcaatatggatcaatcaaatcctttaagtactccaatggttgtcagatcattgaatatagaaaaggatccatttcgtccatgtgaagatgatgaagttgttcttggtcctgaagtaccatatctaagtgtcattggtgcccttatgtatcttgcaaattgcactagaccagacatatcttttgcagtaaatttattggtaagattcagttcatgtccaacgaagaggcactggaacggaattaaacatatattccgttatttacgaggaacgacggatttgggacttttgtatccaaaagatacaaatcagagaataattggttatgctgatgctggatacttatctgatccacataaggcacgttcccaaaccggatatgtatttactcgtggaggcactgcaatctcttggtgatcacagaaacaaacacttgttacaacttcatcaaatcatgccgatattattgcactacatgaagcaagccgtgaatgtgtctggcttaaatcaatgactcggcatatccaaacttcttgcggattatcagtggacaagaatccaatcacactgtatgaagataatgccgcatgtgttgcccaaatgaaagaaggatacatcaaaagtgacagaactaaacatattcctcctaaattctttgcatacactcaagagctggagaagaataaagatattgatatctgttacattcaatcaagtgagaactcatccgatctcttcacaaaggcacttcccacggcgatattcagaaaacacatttataatattgggatgcgcaatctacgaaatatgtgaagaatcattcatgttgacatcagggggagtttacgtggctgcactctttttttcttactatggtttttgtcccaatgggtttttcctagtaaggtttttaacgaggcagtatacaacacgtaatggagatagtcattctatcatgatcatcatcacaagggggagtgttgaaaatatatataaatatatattattatttattgttgaatgttgaaggttgaaagttgaaaattgagttgtaaaatattgaaaattagtgtgtgatgatgtaattaatgatgtattaatttttgactaatctccaattgagatctataaataggtctctccatttgtgtagaaaaacacaattgtgaagagagaaaaattttataaagtgtagaatttgataaattttgagtttttgagtttttactttttaccgtaaatttttactttttcacaacaatattataaatatataattttaaaaattaggaAAACGAATAAGGAAAACGAAGAAACGCAATTTGATTTGACAATTCACAATTGTTAACTTTTCGTCAGAAtgcaaatgaattttttttcttatgattGTGGTAGcctatcaaatttgattgactATTCCTGTGACCGTAACATCAGTTGAGAGAAGCTTTTTCAAgttgaaattattgaaattttatttgagAACCACGATGAGCCAAGAGAAACTGAATGGTAAGGCAGATCCTTGCATCGAAAAAGACATATTGGAAAATATACCATACGACGACATAATTGATGACTTTGCATCAAAAAAAGACAAGAAAAATgtgttttaaataatattttgagaaCTTATGTAAAACATTCTTTCTAATGTGTAGTTTTTTGATCCacgtattttattttattttgattatgatactcaatttttttcatatatattcaaatttccaAGCTAATACTAAGGGGCCATATTTTAAGATTCGCCAAGGGCCTCCTTTTTCTCATGACCACCCATGGATATATTGTTGAGTGACAAATAATGAGACATTAAAtctattattaaaataatatccaTGTGGTAGATTGAACTATATCCTCTttctatattattaaatttgagATATAGATAATGATTATTTTTGGTAAACTATGTCATACCAATTTTTGTCAAAAAATATCATTACTCCAAaactattataattatttttaaataaaataattaataataaaaaatataaaattaaatataaattacttaAACCTTGTTAATTTTCATATAAAAGTTTGTTGTCACAAACATAAAACTAtagttttaataaatatttaatttatgtgcATGTATCATATGCATTTGTTTACTAGTTACTTATAACGATTTGCctatattttattgattttgaaaattttgtattATGTATACTATACGATGAATgaatttggaaaattttataTTACTTCGGTTAATAAATTTTGAAGATTTATCGTTTGGAaatgtatttaattttttttttttcatgctttataaatgaaaaaaattaaagtatatttttggataaaatttgtgtaaaagtttttgaaaaatatttttaaaaaagtgttttccacgtatagtttttaaagaacacttgaaagatatttttaaaatgaaattatGAGAAACAAAGATGAACAATATTActtttaaaatgttaaaatatttttatataatagttaaacacatatttatccttaaaacaatttttaaaatattttataatatttaaaaaaaacacttttattaaagaaatttatagattataggTACAAATCCAaacaaaatcttattttatttgTAACAAAAAAACTTTTGTGTGTCtcttgagttaatttgtgagaCATTTATCTTATTCGATCAAgtccataaaaaaaatattatttttatttgaaaatttcacTTTGTACTCTATTTATAGATCGACTCGATACGtgtatgatttttttataaaaaaatatgttaatttttcttttaattttttgttggcTGGCCAATAATATTGAagctatatttttttttgagataaaTTATTGAAGCTATTTTAGAAATGAATTTCATAGTTGAAATAAAGATTGGGCTTGTTAGGCCCATAACTGACTGggctttaaaaataaaatcgaaGAATGGGCCAACCATTTGGACTGAGTGACTATATCGAGGGACAGTGTACAATTGTACATTTCGCCACAACTAGGGTTTCTGGTTCTGCAGCAGCTCCAAGCGTCTTTCACCAATCTCAGCTCCAATGGTACTTCCTCTTGCTCCCTCTTTATCACACGAACGCATAATCTGTTTCGCAATTATTTTCGTGTTTTCTAATCGCTTTCGATCCTCTCACGCTGCACTTAAAGTGCTCGCTGTTGGAatgttgatttttaatttttaatttttaatttttaattttttttttcttttcgtgTTCAATGGTACATGAGGTTGCTAATTTAACGACAGTTGTGAATCGCGATTTTTTTGATCTGGCGCTGAAGCGTTTTTCTTCTCGTTTCGTATCTGTCGAAATTTGAGTGTTTAAATTTAAGCTAGGTGAATAACACTTGTGGTTAATCTCCGTAaagtttcgttttttttttataaaaaattgtaCATTAGTTTATTTTGGATACTATTAATAGGAATTAGTATATTCGGAGTTTGTTTGCCGTTTTTTCGGTACGAAATGATTATATTCTGTCAGTTTTGATAATTTTTCCTCTGAATTAATTTTCTTCTTAAAGCAGTGTCGTTTCATTGTTGTAGTGTGGTATGCCTAGCTCTGAGTGAAAATTTGGTTGGTGTACTGAATTGCAATATGTTTCTCATTGAGTATGGGTGACATTTCTTAATCGGGTCCTGGTTTATTACGGAGtggttatttttcttttctggaCAGCCTGATCTGGCCTTTTATCCAgtactttaaaaataattaattttttattgtgGTGTTTTTGTATGCTTTGTGTATCTTTTACTTGGGCATTGGTTATTTGTCACCAGGAGTGTAGTATGCATGTCTTGTTTAATCAATTTTCAACATTAACATCATTTGCTTTCAAACTAATTCTATCACAGCATCATTTTCTCCTTTCGCGAAGAAAGAAACACCCCATGAACACAGTTACAATTTTTATAACACTTTACAAGCGTTCCAAAGTAAAACTAAACACACGACCAGAAGGTGCTTCTAAAAGTGTAccttggaaaaaaaaaaggaacccTCAAAACATCTCCTATGTTCGTCAGTTAACTGTGTAGTCATTATTGTTCTTTTCTCTGCGCAGGCCAAGAGAACCAAGAAGGTTGGCATTGTTGGGAAATACGGTCAGTCGTACTTCTATGAATGCTTTATGTCACACTCTGTGATCTATCCTCTCATTGTATTCTTGTATATATTGTGTTGCCTGATTCTTTGCCCTTAGCTTGTTATTTGAGATTTGGAGATGATGAGTTAACTTCTGTCATGAATATATAATCACCATGAAAATAGTGTTAGGTGTTTTTTAATTAAACAGGTAGATATGAAAGTTGAATTTTATGTGGTCTATTCTTTTGCGTGGCCAAATATTGTTCCATTTCATAACTGGAAGAATATTCTCCTAATATGTGAAACGATTTTAATTTCATCTCAGGATAGTAATTGTTATAACCATTGTTGTGGATACATTGTGACGTTAATGTTGCAAATTGTgtttttttcttgaatttttagATCTGAATGACGAGTCTAATGGCAGTGAAATCTTGTTAGTTCTccaatgcattgttattttcaaGTTTAACCGTTTGTTGGGtgctattattattttttaattcttaGTGGTGAATTAAGAATTTCATTTATTCTGATAGTCCTACCACATTTTGATgtcaaaatttaaaacttttcaGGCACCCGTTATGGTGCTAgtttgagaaaacagattaagaaGATGGAAGTAAGTCAGCACAGCAAGTATTTTTGTGAATTCTGCGGGAAGGTATGGCCCGAATTCAGTTTCCAACCATAACTCGTTTGTAAGATGATATTGGTCGATTATGGGTGTACTGAGTGCGACAGTTCTGTTACAGTATGCAGTGAAAAGGAAGGCTGTTGGCATTTGGGGATGCAAGGACTGCGGCAAAGTGAAAGCAGGCGGTGCCTACACATTGAAGTAATAATCTTTCCTCTCTCCATCATGTGTAAATTGTACAATTTACACGTACATTTTTCTTACTTCTATGTATATCATCTGTCTTGCAGCACTGCCAGTGCCGTGACAGTTCGGAGTACCATCCGAAGGCTGAGGGAGCAGACTGAGAGTTAAATTAGTGAGATAGATTGTCCTGGCATTGCTTTCCTTTTTCATGTTCTCATTCCTAAGTGTTTTGACTCCATACTTGTGAGATTTGTAGCAACTATATGCACTCTTCCAAAATATTTCTAATTTCCGAGATCCATTGTtcatttcctttttttttaataacgtgggaacccgcagccgTTACTTTATGTGCTCACTGAGTAAACCATCGGACTAACTCTATAGTCTGCAAACTAtgctagtcaggtaaaccacatTAAGCAAGCCCTGAGTGACAGGTTAGTCCAAAAAGTTGCTGGGTAGGAGGAATTGAACTTTTGACTTCTGGCCAAGAGTTCACCTATTCTACCAACATTTCCCTGAGGTTATTCATTTCCTTTTTGTTATATGAATTGTTTGTGTGCATGCTTTTCACCTTCCAAAATCTGTTGATCTGTCTTTTGGTATGGATTCAGAAGCCAAAACACATTGTAGGTTTTGGTGTGTCAAAGTTGAAAAATGATTCTAATCGTTATGGTTTTGATTGTTGTGTCACATGGGAAAACAATGCCTACTTTAGACTCCAAATTTTTTGCTCTCGGGTTAATGGTAAAGTTGTCTGTTGTCAAAAAACAGTATTCATATATTGAGATTTCTATTGGACGTGCGAGTCTGATTGACTTTCTCTACCTGAAATTGTTGATTTATCCAGACCCGAAAGGTGATAAAGTTACTTTGAGCCATTGATTGGTGCGAACGACATTTTATAAGTTTTCTTTGATTCAAGTTTtgtgataatttaatttaagtgTAAAAAAGCTAATTCTTTTTATCTTTCAATTCATTATTCTGTCACAAACTTTACAGAATTTTAACTTTACAGAATCCCAATTTCCATTTAAGCGTTGACATATTTTTCTATTAAAATTCGCTGCTAAGATAAGCTAAATATGTGCTCACGTTTGACAAATTTTCgggtttgataaaaaaaattcaataaatatCGATTCCTCCAATTCATGCTCACTCTCAAACTTTATACGACCAAAATTTTCTTCTCAAATGTAATATATATTCAATGAAATGTAGAACTTTTAATAGAAACTCGAGAAAGGATGCTCAGATGCAAACAAGGTCTTCCgaattatttttacataaagCTTGTATGGTTTgtcttcattcaaaaatatataaaattcgaTAATTTTGTCGTCAAGCAGACGACTTGTTAGATAAATGGGATTAATGGCTATAATTTTtaattcttataaattattattaatggtTCTATCCGCAAGTtgattgaatttaatatttctaAGCGTTCAAGGTTAGCATGTATATGAACAATACTATATATATACTCATTACTTGtgtaaaattgaattttatatttcataaggaaatttttttaaatttggtgTTTTGATGAAAAATAGTCGACAAGAGACTAAGAGTTTtctgatataaaaataaatttctcgAATTTAAATTAATGAAGTTTTATTATATCATTATTGGCATCACTTGGAGAAAGAGGTGAATATCCCAATGTCTCGAAAAAAGGACATTGCACATGCTTCGAATTAGTAACAATTTGATAGCAACCTCACGACATTCATTTGTCGGATCATGGTTTCATTGTTGAGTTGGAAGATAAGATTGGGGGAAAAAAAAATCGTTTTGGCTTCATTAATCAATAAATGATTGGATTAGTGGTGCTAAAGAGTTCATGAGATTAGCAACAGTACACTTCTTCACCTTTCTATGCGAACAATGAGGTTGATGTTGGTTCAATATCAACGAACGATgagattcaacacattttttttattttccataCGAATTGATGTTGGTTCAATATCAACGAATGAGCCGATTCAACACACTTTTGCGTTTCATCAACGAATGAGCCGATTCAACAACATTGTTTTATGTTGCGTTCCATCAAGTTTTAAGTATATACATATAGTTGTATAACCTTATTGTTTAATTTATCTTCcccatttttgttttttttggggagaaaacataatattatatatcaaatcaaGTTTTGACGGATTACATCGAAAAAATCAGAAGACGAAAGAACTACTCGACCTTCTAGATCAGACAAAAACCGGCTCCCCGACCTAACAAATGGACAACATGATTCGCTGATCTACAAACAGAACAAAAGAACAAGACTTAATATACAAAACAAAGATCTTACAATCTTCGATAATTCACCCTTTATTACCTTATTCTTCCATTCATCTTCCCATTATTCACCCTATATTACCTCCTCCTTGAATTTATCTTCTCATTATTCACTATTCGTCTCAGGACGAGCCAACCAGTGCCTTGATTGGAAACATTTTTTAGTGTTTATCCAATGTTTTCTGAATGAATCAGCTGAatatgacttttttttttttttttttttttttatcgattTTGTAACTTTTGAATTCGATATCGAAGAAAAATGTATCAAAAACAGATTCCATTCAAAGAAAAAGTAATACTCAGACACACACAAACATAAAACAGAACAACTAGATTtaataatatacatatatttctTGATTTTCTGAGTACGTTAACACATTACTGCAAATACAAGACCCGACTGGATGGAATAGGAATTCCCCTGTATACCATCACTTAATTTCATACCTATTTAAACTTTACAAAAAAGTAAGGAAAAAAAAGGGATCTTAAAACGCCTTGGGAGAGAAATCTCTCTCCTCTCCCCGCTAGTTTCTCGAAAACTCTGCTTTTCGTCAAGAAACTACGTCATGTTTGATCAAGAAAAGTAGTAAACTTGAAGGTGTCACAAATACCGTTAGAGTCGTATCCTGCAACGATCTTTCCGGCTAAAATACATCACTGGTGCTAACGATTGGGTTGGTCTTCAGTTACAAAGTTATAGGCGACAGGAACTGGTAATTCATCACTGTTGCTTCTATGATGCATTCGTTTTTGCACGGCTTTTACTGCTGCAACTCTGGCTGCATTGGCTGCCCGATTAGCTGCTGATACTGCTCGATTAACTCTCTCGTCTACTTTGGCCACCTCATAAGCTTTCTCTGCTGCTCGTCGAGCCTCCTGAAAGGTTACGGAAAACTTGGTAAAAACCTACTACAAGATGGGGAAAAAAAACTCTTGAATTTCCATTTAACAATACATGATAAGATCAA comes from Henckelia pumila isolate YLH828 chromosome 4, ASM3356847v2, whole genome shotgun sequence and encodes:
- the LOC140865377 gene encoding large ribosomal subunit protein eL43; this encodes MAKRTKKVGIVGKYGTRYGASLRKQIKKMEVSQHSKYFCEFCGKYAVKRKAVGIWGCKDCGKVKAGGAYTLNTASAVTVRSTIRRLREQTES